The genomic window AACTTACCGTTATAGAATCATTTGTAGATTGTTCATCGTGATTGTTAAGATTAGATTCCCATTTGTAATATAACAGAAACTCGAAAAGTACTTATATTAAGTATTAACGATGTATCATGTGaccaaaatagaaaatacTACGTAATGATATGATTATTAAGCGAGTGTGTAGgtaattcaaatatttcaattaatCAATCTTTGATATCACTCTTTAGAGTAATGTATTATCTTTCTTATTGTTTTACCCTGGGATTAATAAGTTTACCGGATCCGGAGTAGAATTTCTTCGGTTTGGCAATTTTGTTCACCTACCATAACGAACTTTTACCCTTATACTTAGTTTCAATCTACTTTTGGTGCATCCTTTCATTTTCAACTGCAAAGAAGTAGTTAAAAGATCCaatacataatatatttaatttatcataAGTAACTTAGTGTAAAGAAAGACTAAagtactttttaaaatatgtatttgtatTTCCCGatgtgaaagaaaagaaaattgaatttgcACATATCAATAATATTAGCTAGGAAAAAACTTGTGAGAAATTTCTTTGACGACTTGCGTGTGCAATAGTCTTCCTTATCTTCTCTACCATTTCTTAATTCCACTATTGTATAGTATTTACTTATGttgaattaataaattaaaacatttaaatttccCTAAAgttactttttgatttttgattttctatttttattacaaCTTTCCTACTTTTTGACATCTTTTCTTACAAAGACTTTTTGACATCTCCCCCTCCAGCTATTATATagtctccttttttcttttctgcatTCACATAATATTTCCCCTATATAGTTTACACAACATCATACCCACcaacatatataatcttgATCATAGAGAGATAAACAGAGGCCGCTATCAAGAACAAGACTAAGAACAAGACTTCACTAGGAGTACAAGTATGGGAAGAGCACCGTGTTGTGACAAAGCAAACGTGAAGAAAGGGCCTTGGTCTCCTGAGGAAGATGCAAAACTCAAATCTTACATTGAAAATAGTGGCACCGGAGGCAATTGGATCGCTTTGCCTCAAAAGATTggtattaataaatttatagtcactctttttcatataaatttgataattcTCTCTTGAtctatctctttttttgtgaagaagTATTGATAACTAAAGatgctttttgtttatatgattatttcttGGTTGTTTTAAGGTTTAAAGAGATGTGGAAAGAGTTGCAGGCTGAGGTGGCTTAACTATCTTAgaccaaacatcaaacatgGTGGCTTctctgaggaagaagaaaacatcatTTGTAGCCTTTACCTTACAATTGGTAGCAGGTACTATTCATATACGTTATTCATGTATATATCGTTAAAATATCATGTGGAAACTCTGAAATATAGTTATGTGATGATGTCTATAATTAAAGGTGGTCTATAATCGCTGCTCAATTGCCGGGACGAACAGACAACGATATAAAAAACTATTGGAACACGAGGCTCAAGAAGAAACTCATTAACAAACAACGCAAGGAGCTTCAAGAAGCTTGTATGGAGCAGCAAgagatgatggtgatgatgaagagacaacaccaacaacaacaaatccaaACTTCTTTTATGATGAGACAAGACCAAACAATGTTCACATGGCCACTACATCATCATAATGTTCAAGTTCCAGCTCTTTTCATGAATCAAACCAACTCGTTTTGCGACCAAGAAGATGTTAAGCCAGTGCTCATCAAGAACATGGTCAAGATCGAAGATCAAGAACTGGAGAAAACAAaccctcatcatcatcaagattcaATGACAAACGCTTTtgatcatctctctttctctcaactCTTGTTAGATCCTAATCATAACCACTTAGGATCAGGCGAGGGTTTCTCCATGAACTCTATCTTGAGCGCCAACACAAACTCTCCATTGCTTAATACAAGTAATGATAATCAGTGGTTCGGGAATTTCCAGGCCGAAACCGTAAACTTGTTCTCAGGAGCCTCCACAAGTACTTCGGCAGATCAAAGCACTATAAGTTGGGAAGACATAAGCTCTCTTGTTTATTCTGATTCaaagcaatttttttaattataataatatattattcttaaGATGAAACGTACATCATTATTATTAATTGGGGGTACGTAACGTATATATGGAATAACGATCtagtttgtttaaatttattgataTCTCATATATCTGGATTTGAAATTAACTCTAATATGCAGAAGTATGAACTCATATGCGAAAGATCCTAGCGAAGTAATCACatttagataaacaaaatttgttattgttacttttttttttttttttaaagtaagaACGTGTAATatgcatgtatgtatatatgtatggaTGCCTATGTGAAAAGAGTTAACACTTAAGAGTATATTGTGCATGATGTGTTACGTTTCCATTATGTATACAATATGATAATACATAAATTTACACGCATAATATACCTATTGGGCGCAAAGTTATACACATTTTAAAATGGGAAAATATTAATGGTGCTTTTGGGGCCTTGGCATATGAGCTGATTATATATGGTCGGATCCATATGTACGTGGTTGGATGTATTGATTGTATATATGCTTCTTTAATTGATTGTATGTTCATCCTACTTTTTcgaataatttatgtttaccTCAATGTCGGATTGTGCGAAGCATTTAGCTGGAAACCATTGATGTTAATAATAAGTAAGAATTAACATAGATGGATTTATAAGGATATAAGAATTAATACCTAACCATTTGACCAATGAAAAGTTTGGATCACCAAATAAATGAATTGTGTGCAACTCTGAACTTCTCAAAGACATGACCTCTCTATTCCTAGCAAGTCACTAGTCTGTTTCTTATTTCCTCACAGAATCAAATGATGATGTCATACGAAAATTCTCTTTCCCTTACGAGTTTGGCACATTCGTTGCctattcaaaaatcaaatcaaatttagaaAGTCCTAAAATGACACTGTCGCTTGAAATATACGTATAAAAACTCTCGCTTCAAAAAATCTTTTGTTGATCAAACAATCCATTCAGTACTAGCTAGAAGGCTAGTTAGAAGTAGACTAGACTTCACGGTTCAATTAGATATTATCTTTGATCTTCATATATTCATGACTCATGAGATGATATAGGACAAATGAGATGATATATAGAATTATAGATAACGATTTCAAAGAgtattacaaaaacaaatgcatcatttttttcttcttaagagTATTACAAAAGTACTCTCTGAAAGACAAGAATGTTCCAAAACATTCTCTTCAAACAGCAAAATGACAAAcataattattcaattttttttgccgTTAATTTAATATTCCTAAATCACTCACCAAAATTTCACTaattaaatagtaaatatCATATCCTTTTATCACAATCAAGAACCTTAT from Arabidopsis thaliana chromosome 3, partial sequence includes these protein-coding regions:
- the MYB84 gene encoding myb domain protein 84 (myb domain protein 84 (MYB84); CONTAINS InterPro DOMAIN/s: SANT, DNA-binding (InterPro:IPR001005), Homeodomain-like (InterPro:IPR009057), Myb, DNA-binding (InterPro:IPR014778), HTH transcriptional regulator, Myb-type, DNA-binding (InterPro:IPR017930), Homeodomain-related (InterPro:IPR012287), Myb transcription factor (InterPro:IPR015495); BEST Arabidopsis thaliana protein match is: myb domain protein 68 (TAIR:AT5G65790.1); Has 8670 Blast hits to 8092 proteins in 466 species: Archae - 0; Bacteria - 0; Metazoa - 690; Fungi - 404; Plants - 5917; Viruses - 3; Other Eukaryotes - 1656 (source: NCBI BLink).); this encodes MGRAPCCDKANVKKGPWSPEEDAKLKSYIENSGTGGNWIALPQKIGLKRCGKSCRLRWLNYLRPNIKHGGFSEEEENIICSLYLTIGSRWSIIAAQLPGRTDNDIKNYWNTRLKKKLINKQRKELQEACMEQQEMMVMMKRQHQQQQIQTSFMMRQDQTMFTWPLHHHNVQVPALFMNQTNSFCDQEDVKPVLIKNMVKIEDQELEKTNPHHHQDSMTNAFDHLSFSQLLLDPNHNHLGSGEGFSMNSILSANTNSPLLNTSNDNQWFGNFQAETVNLFSGASTSTSADQSTISWEDISSLVYSDSKQFF